A window from Ciconia boyciana chromosome 21, ASM3463844v1, whole genome shotgun sequence encodes these proteins:
- the HTR1D gene encoding 5-hydroxytryptamine receptor 1D, with the protein MTQYNHSAELSLQSSANKSLNFTETPLASDERTLLGLKISLSVLLSVITLATILANVFVVITIFLTRKLHTPANYLIGSLAVTDLLVSVLVMPISIAYTVTHTWAFGQVLCDIWLSSDITCCTASILHLCVIALDRYWAITDALEYAKRRTAGRAALMIAVVWMISISISVPPFFWRQVKAHEEIAKCTVNTDQISYTIYSTCGAFYIPTVLLLILYGRIYVAARSRILKPPSLYGKRFTTAHLITGSAGSSLCSINASLHEGHSHSGGSPIFINHVKIKLADSVLERKRISAARERKATKTLGIILGAFIFCWLPFFVMSLVLPICQDACWFHPILLDFFTWLGYINSLINPVIYTAFNEEFKQAFQKLIHFKKCSS; encoded by the coding sequence ATGACTCAGTATAACCATTCCGCAGAGCTCTCTCTCCAGAGCTCAGCAAATAAGTCACTAAATTTCACTGAAACACCACTGGCTTCGGATGAAAGGACACTATTAGGGCTGAAGATTTCACTGTCAGTCCTTCTGTCTGTTATAACTTTGGCAACGATCCTTGCAAACgtttttgttgttattacaATTTTTCTGACTAGAAAGCTCCACACACCTGCAAATTACCTCATTGGCTCCTTGGCAGTGACTGATCTTTTAGTGTCTGTCCTAGTAATGCCCATCAGTATTGCTTACACTGTCACCCACACATGGGCCTTTGGCCAAGTGTTGTGTGATATCTGGTTATCATCAGACATCACATGCTGCACAGCCTCAATCCTACACCTCTGTGTTATTGCACTAGACAGATACTGGGCTATCACAGATGCTTTGGAATATGCCAAACGCCGGACTGCTGGCCGAGCAGCGCTCATGATTGCTGTGGTCTGGATGATATCTATTAGTATTTCTGTGCCACCATTTTTCTGGAGGCAAGTGAAAGCTCATGAAGAAATTGCAAAGTGTACTGTGAACACAGATCAAATTTCATACACAATTTATTCCACTTGTGGAGCTTTCTACATCCCAACTGTGCTCCTCCTGATATTGTACGGTAGAATTTATGTAGCAGCTCGATCCAGGATTCTGAAGCCACCCTCATTATATGGGAAACGATTTACTACTGCACACCTGATTACCGGCTCTGCTGGGTCTTCCCTCTGCTCCATTAATGCTAGCCTTCATGAAGGGCATTCCCATTCAGGTGGATCCCCAATATTTATCAATCAcgttaaaataaaacttgcagATAGTgtcctggaaaggaaaagaatttcagctgcaagagaaagaaaagccaccAAAACTTTAGGCATTATTCTGGgagctttcattttctgctggcTGCCTTTTTTTGTCATGTCCCTAGTCCTGCCAATTTGCCAAGATGCTTGTTGGTTTCATCCCATCCTACTGGACTTTTTTACATGGTTAGGTTACATAAACTCATTGATCAATCCAGTCATTTATACAGCTTTTAATGAAGAGTTTAAACAGGCTTTCCAAAAACtaatacatttcaaaaagtGTTCGTCTTGA